CGCCGCCCGCAGCTGGGTCAGCGTGCGCCGCAGCCCCGCCGCCGGCGCCGGCCGCGTCTGGCGGTAGGCGCGGACGGTCCAAAGGACGGCCCCTGCCGCTCCGACGAGCAGCAGGGGCCACATCCAGACCGGTGTCGACCAGTGGACGTTCACCGGCACCTACTTTCCGGCGTCCATCTTCTCCTGGACCACGACCTGGGCCGCCGCCAGCCGGGCGATGGGCACCCGGAACGGCGAGCAGCTGACGTAGTCGAGGCCCACCTTGTGGCAGAAGGCGACCGAACTGGGGTCGCCCCCGTGCTCGCCGCAGATGCCCAGGTGGATGTCCTTGTTGGTGGCGCGACCCTTCTGCGCCGCCATCTCGACCAGCTGGCCCACGCCGGTCTGGTCGAGCTGCTGGAACGGGTCGCTGGGCAGGATGCCCTTGCGCACGTAGTCCGGCAGGAACACCCCGGCGTCGTCGCGGCTGTAGCCGAACGTCATCTGGGTCAGGTCGTTGGTGCCGAAGCTGAAGAAGTCGGCGACCTCGGCCATCTGGTCGGCCAGCAGGGCCGCCCGCGGGATCTCGATCATGGTGCCGACCAGGTAGTCGACCTTCATGTCCTGGGCGACCATGACCTTCTCCGCCACCTCGATCGTCAGCTCGCGCAGGTCAGACAGCTCGCGCCGCGTGCCCGTCAGCGGGATCATGATCTCCGGCCGGACGTCGACGCCGTCCCGCTTCACGTCGCACGCCGCGCCGATGATCGCGGCGACCTGCATCTCGCAGATCTCCGGGTAGGTCAGGCTCAGGCGGCAGCCGCGGTGACCGAGCATGGGGTTCAGCTCGTGCAGCGAGTCGATCTTGCGCTCGAGCATCTCCAGCGAGACGCCCATCTCCTTCGCGAGGGCCTCGACGTCGGCCTTCTCCTGCGGCAGGAACTCGTGCAGCGGCGGATCGAGCAGGCGGATCGTGACCGGCAGGCCCTCCATCGCCCGGAAGATGCCGTCGAAGTCCTCCTGCTGCATGGGCAGCAGCTTGTCCAGGGCCTTGCGGCGCGCGGGCTCGCCCTCGGCCAGGATCATCTCGCGCATCTTCATGATGCGCTCCTCGCCGAAGAACATGTGCTCGGTGCGGCACAGGCCGATGCCCTGGGCGCCGAACTCGCGGGCCTGGCGGGCGTCGTGCGGGGTGTCGGCGTTGGTGCGGACCTTCAGGCGCCGCGTCGCGTCGGCCCAGCCCATGACCTTGGCCAGGTTCGGGTCGTCCAGATGGGGCGGCACGAGCGCCGGCGCGCCCGCGATCACGGCGCCGGTGGTGCCGTTGATGGTGACCAGGTCGCCCGCCTTGAAGGTCTGGCCGCCGATGGTCATGACGCCCTTGGCGCTGTCCACGAAGAGCTCGCCGCAGCCGGCGACGCAGGGCTTGCCCATGCCGCGGGCCACCACGGCCGCGTGGCTGGTCATGCCGCCGCGGCTGGTCAGGATGCCCTGGGCCACGTTCATGCCGGCGATGTCCTCGGGGCTAGTCTCGCGCCGCACCAGCAGCACCTTCTTGCCCGTGGCCGCCACCTCGACGGCGGCCTCGGCGCTGAAGACGACCTCGCCCTGGGCCGCGCCCGGGCTCGCGGGCAGGCCCGTGCCCAGCACGGTCAGCTCGGCGTCGGGGTCGATCTGGTCGTGCAGGAGCTGGTCCAGATGGTCCGGCTCGACCAGCAGCAGCGCCTCGTCGCTGGTGACCAGGCCCTCGGCCTCCAGTTCGGCGGCGATGCGGATGGCGGCGACGCCGGTCCGCTTGCCGTTCCGGGTCT
This genomic interval from bacterium contains the following:
- a CDS encoding pyruvate, phosphate dikinase; protein product: MSGKRVFFFGDGQADGHAGMKNLLGGKGANLAEMVSLGVPVPPGFTVTTEQCIEYQKTRALSDALKADVKEALAKVEKVMGKTFADASDPLLFSVRSGARVSMPGMMDTVLNLGLNDEAVAGLAEKSGNPRFAYDSYRRLVQMYGDVVMGVEGEKFEHAIDEIKAARGVKLDTELSVDDLKELIATFKGIVKTATGQDFPDDPFEQLWGGIAAVFRSWNVQRAIDYRTINRIPHDWGTAVNVQAMVFGNLGDSSATGVAFTRDPSTGENHFYGEFLVNAQGEDVVAGIRTPQQLNKAGREMLPAGNEAKDLPTLEEVMPESYQALREIRARLEGHYKNMQDIEFTIQDGRLWMLQTRNGKRTGVAAIRIAAELEAEGLVTSDEALLLVEPDHLDQLLHDQIDPDAELTVLGTGLPASPGAAQGEVVFSAEAAVEVAATGKKVLLVRRETSPEDIAGMNVAQGILTSRGGMTSHAAVVARGMGKPCVAGCGELFVDSAKGVMTIGGQTFKAGDLVTINGTTGAVIAGAPALVPPHLDDPNLAKVMGWADATRRLKVRTNADTPHDARQAREFGAQGIGLCRTEHMFFGEERIMKMREMILAEGEPARRKALDKLLPMQQEDFDGIFRAMEGLPVTIRLLDPPLHEFLPQEKADVEALAKEMGVSLEMLERKIDSLHELNPMLGHRGCRLSLTYPEICEMQVAAIIGAACDVKRDGVDVRPEIMIPLTGTRRELSDLRELTIEVAEKVMVAQDMKVDYLVGTMIEIPRAALLADQMAEVADFFSFGTNDLTQMTFGYSRDDAGVFLPDYVRKGILPSDPFQQLDQTGVGQLVEMAAQKGRATNKDIHLGICGEHGGDPSSVAFCHKVGLDYVSCSPFRVPIARLAAAQVVVQEKMDAGK